A region from the Paenibacillus humicola genome encodes:
- a CDS encoding YigZ family protein, whose product MLNRYKTLRREDCKEIVIKKSRFIGYGKPVESEAEASAFIEEIKKLHWNASHNCSAYIIGERDEIQKQSDDGEPSGTAGKPILDVIKNQGLKNVVIVVTRYFGGIMLGAGGLIRAYADGAAAAIEAAEPVVNVLHREVLVDVDYTWYGKLENELHAKGILVGGTSFTDRVVISCLPEAADAERFAAWMTDVTQGQAAITVGGTRYIAEGG is encoded by the coding sequence ATGCTGAACCGATACAAAACGCTGCGGCGGGAGGACTGCAAGGAGATCGTCATCAAGAAATCCCGGTTTATCGGGTACGGGAAACCGGTTGAGAGCGAAGCGGAAGCGTCCGCCTTCATCGAGGAGATCAAAAAGCTCCACTGGAACGCGAGCCACAACTGCTCCGCTTACATCATCGGCGAACGGGACGAGATTCAGAAGCAGTCCGACGACGGGGAGCCGAGCGGCACGGCAGGCAAACCGATTCTCGACGTGATTAAAAATCAGGGATTGAAAAATGTCGTCATCGTCGTCACCCGCTACTTCGGCGGCATCATGCTGGGAGCCGGCGGTCTGATCCGCGCGTATGCGGACGGCGCCGCGGCCGCCATCGAGGCGGCGGAGCCGGTCGTCAACGTTCTGCACCGCGAGGTGCTCGTGGACGTCGACTACACCTGGTACGGCAAGCTCGAGAACGAGCTGCACGCCAAGGGCATTCTTGTCGGCGGGACTTCGTTCACCGACCGCGTCGTGATTTCCTGTCTGCCGGAAGCGGCGGACGCCGAGCGGTTTGCGGCCTGGATGACCGACGTCACGCAAGGTCAGGCGGCGATCACGGTCGGCGGGACGCGATATATAGCGGAAGGCGGATGA
- a CDS encoding YeiH family protein: MAGGIAFTLLVALAGYGLSRIPGLDRVGQLACAILLAVLFRQLFGYPEQLRPGIQFAGKRLLRAAIVLYGLKLNVSVIVHQGLGLLLRDIGTVAFAIAVTLLIAKKLRADMPLSLLLGIGTGICGAAAIAAVSPILRSKEEDTAVGAWLIALVGTVFAVGYTVVRPLLPLTDGEYGIWSGVSLHEIAHVALAAAPAGPDALAVAMLAKLGRVLLLVPLSFGLMAWMRRKGRNAEPAAKIEFPWFLIGFILMSLFGTYGFGGGGIAAALPGSFMNGLAVLTTFLLTMAMAGLGLNVNLRGLRAGKLKALAALSAASVLLSALTFFSI, translated from the coding sequence ATGGCCGGAGGGATCGCCTTTACACTGCTCGTCGCACTGGCCGGCTACGGGCTCTCCCGGATTCCCGGGCTCGACCGGGTCGGTCAGCTCGCATGCGCCATCCTGCTGGCCGTGCTGTTTCGGCAGCTGTTCGGATACCCCGAGCAGCTGCGCCCCGGCATCCAGTTCGCCGGGAAAAGACTGCTGCGGGCCGCGATTGTCCTGTACGGCCTGAAGCTGAACGTCAGTGTCATCGTGCATCAGGGGCTGGGGCTGCTTCTGCGCGATATCGGAACGGTCGCTTTCGCGATTGCCGTAACGCTGCTGATCGCCAAAAAGCTGCGGGCCGATATGCCCTTGTCGCTGCTGCTGGGCATCGGCACCGGCATCTGCGGGGCGGCAGCGATCGCAGCCGTATCGCCGATCCTGCGGTCGAAGGAGGAGGATACCGCCGTCGGCGCCTGGCTGATCGCCCTTGTCGGCACCGTGTTTGCGGTCGGCTACACGGTCGTCCGCCCCCTGCTGCCGCTGACGGACGGGGAGTACGGCATATGGTCGGGGGTCAGCCTGCATGAAATCGCCCACGTTGCGCTTGCCGCCGCGCCGGCCGGACCGGATGCGCTGGCGGTGGCGATGCTCGCCAAGCTGGGACGCGTGCTCCTGCTCGTGCCGCTCAGCTTCGGACTGATGGCCTGGATGCGAAGGAAAGGGAGGAATGCCGAACCGGCGGCGAAAATCGAGTTTCCGTGGTTTTTGATCGGCTTTATACTGATGAGCCTGTTCGGCACATACGGCTTTGGCGGAGGTGGAATAGCCGCAGCGCTTCCGGGCTCGTTCATGAACGGACTGGCGGTGCTGACGACGTTCTTGCTGACGATGGCGATGGCGGGCCTCGGTCTGAACGTCAACCTTCGCGGCCTGCGCGCTGGCAAGCTGAAGGCGCTCGCCGCTTTGTCCGCCGCCTCGGTGCTGCTGTCGGCGCTGACGTTTTTCTCGATCTGA
- a CDS encoding alanine racemase, which yields MPETTNDTVPAAEPETPSLIIDMDKMKRNIAGMAQVAQRCKVNLRPHAKTHKLPQIARLQIEAGAAGITVAKVSEAEVMAEHGIGDIFIAYPLVSPSKIERAVRLSERIRLIAAADSLEGARRLQETAARLGHVLEVRLEVDTGLRRTGVPYEDAAQLAVQIAGFANLRLTGIYTFRGALLSGKPTLDLRAAGAEEGRLMAELAARIRAAGVPIADVSVGSTPTAAEAGAVEGVTEIRPGTYVFQDRMQARYGICSLDDCAGAVAVTVVSRPSPDLAIIDGGSKTFATDVQPGTEPLRLTGFGYVKELGEDALFERLTEEHGMLRLGPSAQAAGVQIGDRLHIIPNHICSTVNLHNRVVLRSGERLEAVPVPARGMLE from the coding sequence ATGCCGGAAACGACGAATGACACGGTGCCCGCAGCAGAGCCGGAAACCCCCAGTCTGATCATCGATATGGACAAAATGAAGCGTAATATCGCGGGCATGGCGCAGGTCGCACAGCGCTGCAAAGTGAACCTCCGCCCCCACGCCAAAACGCACAAGCTGCCGCAAATCGCCCGGCTGCAAATCGAGGCGGGCGCGGCCGGCATTACCGTCGCGAAGGTATCGGAGGCGGAGGTAATGGCCGAGCACGGGATCGGCGATATTTTCATCGCCTATCCGCTCGTCTCGCCGTCCAAAATCGAACGGGCTGTCCGCTTAAGCGAGCGGATCCGGCTCATCGCCGCTGCCGACAGCCTCGAAGGGGCGAGGCGGCTTCAGGAAACCGCCGCGCGGCTCGGGCACGTCCTGGAGGTGCGGCTCGAGGTCGATACGGGGCTGCGCCGCACCGGCGTGCCCTACGAAGACGCGGCGCAGCTGGCCGTCCAAATCGCCGGCTTCGCGAACCTGCGCCTGACGGGCATTTACACGTTTCGCGGGGCGCTGCTGTCCGGGAAGCCGACGCTCGATCTGCGCGCCGCCGGCGCCGAGGAAGGGCGGCTGATGGCGGAGCTCGCGGCCCGGATCCGCGCGGCGGGCGTTCCGATCGCTGACGTCAGCGTCGGCTCGACGCCAACGGCCGCCGAAGCAGGGGCCGTCGAGGGCGTGACGGAAATCCGGCCGGGCACCTATGTGTTCCAGGACCGGATGCAGGCCCGCTACGGCATTTGCAGCCTGGACGACTGCGCGGGAGCCGTGGCGGTGACGGTCGTCAGCCGGCCTTCCCCCGATCTCGCGATCATCGACGGCGGCAGTAAAACGTTCGCGACCGACGTGCAGCCGGGGACGGAGCCTCTTCGGCTGACAGGCTTCGGTTATGTGAAGGAGCTGGGCGAGGACGCGCTGTTCGAGCGGCTGACCGAGGAGCACGGCATGCTCCGGCTCGGGCCGTCCGCGCAGGCGGCCGGCGTTCAGATCGGCGACCGGCTGCATATTATCCCGAACCATATTTGCAGCACCGTCAACCTGCACAATCGGGTTGTGCTGCGAAGCGGGGAGCGGCTGGAAGCCGTTCCGGTTCCCGCGAGGGGCATGCTCGAATAG
- a CDS encoding helix-turn-helix transcriptional regulator has protein sequence MEHIRDENEFLNDLVKGLAVQFGGSCEVVLHDLTGSYDSTIAAIANGHVTGRKVGDPGTNLGLELLRGSEVNGNKFGYVTQTKEGRILRSSSWYMRNAEGKVIGSLCVNFDITELMVAGKTLQGLTAPDAQPAVRETFVSNVSDLLDALIQEAQERVGKPVAVMTRDDKLRMIRMLDDKGAFLIKKGGERICSYLNISKYTLYSYLEESKKNAERSEPSDAGNDE, from the coding sequence GTGGAGCATATTCGCGACGAAAACGAGTTTTTAAACGACTTGGTCAAAGGACTGGCGGTTCAGTTCGGGGGCAGCTGCGAGGTGGTGCTGCACGATTTAACGGGGTCCTACGACAGCACGATCGCGGCCATCGCGAACGGGCACGTTACCGGGCGGAAGGTCGGCGATCCGGGCACGAACCTCGGGCTCGAACTTTTGCGCGGCAGCGAGGTGAACGGCAACAAGTTCGGCTATGTGACTCAGACGAAGGAAGGCCGGATATTGCGCTCCAGCTCGTGGTATATGCGCAACGCCGAGGGCAAAGTGATCGGCTCGCTTTGCGTCAATTTCGATATCACCGAGCTGATGGTGGCGGGGAAGACGCTGCAGGGGCTGACCGCTCCGGACGCGCAGCCGGCAGTTCGGGAGACCTTCGTTTCGAATGTCAGCGATCTGCTCGACGCCCTGATTCAGGAAGCCCAGGAACGGGTGGGCAAGCCGGTCGCCGTCATGACGAGGGACGATAAACTTCGCATGATCCGGATGCTCGACGACAAAGGGGCTTTCCTCATCAAGAAAGGCGGGGAGCGGATCTGCAGCTACCTGAACATTTCCAAATATACGCTGTACAGCTATCTCGAAGAGTCGAAAAAAAACGCCGAACGGAGTGAACCAAGCGATGCCGGAAACGACGAATGA
- a CDS encoding N-acyl-D-amino-acid deacylase family protein: protein MLDIILANGRIVDGSGNPWQAGDVGIKDGQIAAVGQLAGEEAGRVIDVNRQVIAPGFIDGHCHSDLMILDYPLSEIKVRQGVTAEVVGNCGLAPAPIGPGRLEQLQSYVQPVLGMSSREWSWKSVRDYMEIIAASRPSEHIATYVAHGALRIAVMGFENRPATPAELQQMKQLLEEGMEAGAIGLSIGLLYAPGSYTAKEEIAELCSVLPKYGGLFSTHIRGEGNNLLPSVREVIWIAEKAGVSLHISHLKAAGRRNWGTVLDALELIEDARARGMDVTCDVYPYNAGSTSLTTVLPPWTLEGGIDRLLAIVRDPSLRARIREELGREQTDWDNLVCSTGWQSVFISSVHSETNRGLEGKHIAEISETRSQHPVDCVLDLLLEEQGRISIVYFHMSDEDVRQVVGYDKSLIASDSLTCETGKPHPRLYGTFPRVFAKYVREEKTLTLEQAVRKVASFPVQRFKLGKRGLIVPGYLADLVVFDPDTIQDAATYEDPRRHPEGISHVFVNGSPTLLNGGHTHAREGDLIRAQHRCSH, encoded by the coding sequence ATGCTGGACATTATTCTTGCAAACGGGCGGATCGTCGACGGCTCGGGGAACCCTTGGCAGGCGGGCGACGTCGGCATTAAGGACGGCCAGATCGCCGCCGTCGGCCAATTGGCCGGAGAAGAGGCCGGACGGGTCATTGACGTGAACCGGCAGGTGATCGCGCCGGGTTTCATCGACGGTCACTGCCATTCGGACCTGATGATCCTCGATTACCCGCTCAGCGAAATCAAGGTCAGACAGGGCGTGACGGCGGAGGTCGTCGGCAACTGCGGCCTTGCCCCCGCCCCGATCGGCCCGGGCAGGCTGGAGCAGCTGCAGAGCTACGTGCAGCCGGTGCTGGGCATGTCTTCGCGGGAGTGGAGCTGGAAATCGGTTCGGGACTATATGGAGATCATCGCCGCGTCCCGGCCGTCCGAGCATATCGCCACTTACGTCGCGCACGGCGCCCTGCGCATCGCCGTCATGGGCTTTGAGAACCGGCCCGCGACGCCCGCCGAGCTGCAGCAGATGAAGCAGCTGCTTGAGGAAGGCATGGAAGCAGGTGCTATCGGGCTGTCCATCGGACTGCTTTACGCGCCCGGCAGCTACACGGCCAAGGAGGAAATCGCCGAGCTCTGCTCGGTGCTGCCGAAATACGGCGGCCTCTTCTCCACGCATATTCGCGGCGAAGGCAACAACCTGCTGCCGTCCGTCCGCGAGGTAATCTGGATCGCCGAGAAGGCCGGCGTTTCCCTGCATATCAGCCATTTGAAGGCGGCGGGCCGTCGTAATTGGGGGACGGTGCTGGACGCGCTGGAGCTGATTGAGGATGCCAGAGCCCGCGGCATGGATGTGACGTGCGACGTCTACCCGTACAATGCCGGCTCCACAAGCCTGACGACGGTGCTGCCGCCGTGGACGCTGGAAGGCGGTATCGACCGTCTCCTCGCAATCGTCCGGGACCCAAGCCTCCGCGCGCGGATTCGCGAGGAGCTCGGCCGGGAACAGACGGACTGGGATAATCTCGTCTGCTCCACCGGCTGGCAAAGCGTCTTTATTTCGTCCGTCCATTCCGAAACGAACCGCGGGCTGGAAGGCAAGCATATCGCCGAAATCAGCGAAACGCGTTCGCAGCATCCCGTGGACTGCGTCCTCGATCTGCTGCTTGAGGAGCAGGGCCGCATTTCCATCGTTTATTTTCATATGTCGGACGAGGACGTGCGTCAGGTGGTCGGTTACGACAAATCGCTGATTGCCTCCGACAGCCTGACCTGCGAAACAGGAAAGCCGCACCCGAGACTGTACGGCACGTTTCCGCGCGTTTTTGCCAAATATGTCCGGGAGGAAAAGACGCTTACGCTGGAGCAGGCCGTCCGCAAGGTCGCTTCGTTTCCGGTTCAGAGGTTCAAGCTCGGCAAACGCGGCTTGATCGTGCCCGGCTATTTGGCCGATCTCGTCGTGTTCGATCCGGACACGATCCAGGACGCGGCGACTTACGAGGATCCGAGGCGTCATCCCGAAGGCATTTCGCACGTGTTCGTGAACGGCTCGCCGACGCTGCTAAACGGCGGCCACACCCATGCCCGGGAAGGCGATCTCATCCGGGCGCAGCACCGCTGCAGCCATTAA
- a CDS encoding glucose-6-phosphate isomerase — MSKAVKFDYSKALGFIGQHEIDNLAAQVRTAHEQLHNGTGAGSDYLGWIDLPNSYDKEEFSRIRKAAAKIQSDSDVLVVIGIGGSYLGARAAIEMLSHSFYNLLPKEQRKTPQVLFAGNSISSTYVTHLQQLLEGRDWSINVISKSGTTTEPAIAFRIFREALEAKYGKEEARKRIYATTDRARGALKKLATEEGYESFIIPDDVGGRYSVLTAVGLLPIAAAGIDIEAMMKGAADASKEYGNPNLAENEAYQYAAARNALYRKGKTTEILVNYEPSLHFVSEWWKQLYGESEGKDYKGIYPASVDFSTDLHSMGQFIQEGNRNIFETVIQVNNVAEHITIGSDPDDLDGLNFLTGKTMDFVNKKAFEGTLLAHTDGQVPNFIVNIADMTPYTFGYLVYFFEKACGISGYLLGVNPFDQPGVEAYKKNMFALLGKPGFEKEKAALEARL; from the coding sequence ATGAGTAAAGCCGTCAAGTTCGACTACAGCAAAGCGCTGGGGTTTATCGGCCAGCATGAAATCGATAATTTGGCCGCGCAGGTGCGCACCGCCCACGAGCAGCTGCATAACGGTACAGGCGCAGGCTCGGACTACCTTGGCTGGATCGATCTGCCGAACAGCTACGATAAGGAAGAGTTCTCCCGCATCCGGAAAGCGGCCGCCAAAATTCAATCCGATTCCGACGTGCTCGTCGTGATCGGCATCGGGGGTTCTTACCTCGGCGCCCGAGCGGCGATTGAAATGCTGTCGCACTCGTTCTATAACCTGCTGCCGAAGGAGCAGCGGAAGACGCCGCAGGTGCTGTTCGCCGGAAACAGCATCAGCTCGACCTACGTAACGCATCTGCAGCAGCTGCTTGAAGGACGCGACTGGTCGATCAACGTAATCTCCAAGTCGGGCACGACGACCGAACCGGCGATCGCGTTCCGCATTTTCCGCGAGGCGCTTGAAGCGAAATACGGTAAAGAGGAAGCGCGCAAACGCATTTATGCGACGACCGACCGTGCGAGAGGCGCGCTCAAGAAGCTCGCGACCGAGGAAGGCTACGAGTCGTTCATCATTCCGGACGACGTCGGCGGACGTTACTCCGTCCTTACGGCTGTCGGCCTGCTGCCGATCGCCGCGGCCGGCATCGACATCGAAGCGATGATGAAAGGCGCCGCCGATGCATCGAAGGAATACGGCAACCCGAACCTCGCCGAGAACGAGGCGTACCAATATGCGGCAGCCCGCAACGCGCTGTACCGCAAAGGCAAAACGACGGAAATTCTCGTCAACTACGAGCCGAGCCTGCATTTTGTATCCGAGTGGTGGAAGCAGCTCTACGGCGAAAGCGAAGGCAAGGACTATAAAGGCATTTATCCGGCATCGGTGGACTTCTCGACCGACCTGCACTCGATGGGCCAGTTTATCCAGGAGGGCAACCGGAACATTTTCGAAACGGTCATCCAGGTGAACAACGTCGCCGAGCACATTACGATCGGCAGCGACCCGGACGATCTGGACGGGCTCAACTTCCTGACGGGCAAAACGATGGATTTCGTCAATAAAAAAGCGTTCGAAGGCACGCTGCTGGCGCATACGGACGGTCAAGTGCCGAACTTTATCGTCAATATCGCCGATATGACGCCGTATACGTTCGGCTACCTCGTCTATTTCTTCGAGAAGGCGTGCGGCATCAGCGGCTACCTGCTGGGCGTCAACCCGTTCGATCAGCCGGGCGTTGAGGCGTACAAGAAAAACATGTTCGCACTCCTCGGCAAACCGGGCTTCGAGAAGGAAAAAGCGGCGCTCGAAGCGCGGCTGTAA
- a CDS encoding LysR family transcriptional regulator, with product MDQSLAVFIAVAEKRNFTRAAEALHMTQPAVSQYIQALERTAGAALLERTNKYVRLTKAGEIVYHHAKEIAGLHERMLALVADLMHVPGGALTIGASYTFGEYVLPHVIAGLHERYPAIQPAITIGNSTEIAAGVREQRLDVGVIEGRAPEGGLITEPFAEDRLEIVAAADHPLAGDEAAAAGRLSAQTWIVRESGSGTREAADAMLRELGIVPERLMEFGSTQIIKESVEAGLGVSFLSQWAVRKELALGTLRIVKAAGREAPFARRFSIVTRETPFRTKAAEAFIGLLRSGDWLAKGRLP from the coding sequence CTGGATCAATCACTGGCCGTTTTTATCGCTGTTGCGGAGAAGCGCAATTTCACCCGTGCGGCCGAAGCGCTGCATATGACGCAGCCGGCCGTCAGCCAATATATCCAGGCGCTTGAGCGGACCGCCGGAGCCGCCCTGCTGGAACGGACGAACAAATACGTCCGGCTGACGAAAGCGGGGGAAATCGTGTACCATCATGCGAAGGAAATCGCGGGGCTGCACGAGCGGATGCTCGCGCTTGTGGCGGATTTGATGCACGTGCCGGGCGGGGCGCTGACGATCGGCGCCAGCTACACATTCGGCGAATACGTGCTGCCGCACGTCATCGCCGGGCTGCACGAGCGTTATCCCGCCATCCAACCGGCGATCACAATCGGCAATTCGACCGAAATCGCCGCGGGGGTGCGCGAGCAGCGGCTCGATGTCGGCGTGATCGAAGGCCGCGCGCCGGAGGGCGGCCTGATCACCGAACCGTTTGCCGAGGATCGGCTGGAAATCGTAGCCGCGGCGGACCATCCGCTTGCCGGGGACGAAGCTGCAGCGGCCGGGCGGCTGTCCGCGCAAACCTGGATCGTCCGGGAAAGCGGCTCGGGCACGCGCGAGGCAGCCGACGCCATGCTCCGGGAGCTCGGGATTGTTCCCGAGCGGCTGATGGAATTCGGCAGCACGCAGATCATCAAAGAATCCGTCGAAGCCGGGCTCGGCGTCTCGTTCCTGTCGCAGTGGGCGGTGCGCAAGGAACTGGCGCTCGGCACGCTGCGGATCGTGAAAGCCGCCGGACGGGAGGCTCCGTTCGCGCGCCGATTTTCCATTGTAACGCGGGAAACCCCGTTTCGCACGAAAGCGGCCGAAGCGTTTATCGGGCTGCTGCGAAGCGGGGACTGGCTGGCCAAGGGCCGCCTGCCCTGA
- a CDS encoding RidA family protein: MGQIEQRLQELGIVLPPSPEPRFTYIPCSRTGNLIYLSGQDCRIDGKLMYEGKLGAGLTIEQGQEAARQTIINCLAVMKGYLGDLDRVVRIVKILGFVNSAPGFADQPYVMNGASNLLVDVFGENGKHARSAIGTSDLPFHTPVEIELIAEIRD; the protein is encoded by the coding sequence ATGGGACAAATCGAACAACGTTTACAGGAGCTCGGCATCGTACTGCCGCCATCTCCGGAGCCGCGCTTTACTTACATTCCGTGCAGCCGCACGGGGAATCTGATTTATTTGTCCGGACAAGACTGCCGCATCGACGGCAAGCTGATGTATGAAGGCAAGCTCGGCGCCGGGCTGACGATCGAACAAGGCCAGGAAGCCGCGCGCCAGACGATCATCAACTGCCTGGCCGTCATGAAAGGCTATCTCGGCGATCTGGACCGGGTGGTAAGGATCGTGAAAATACTCGGCTTCGTCAACAGCGCCCCGGGCTTCGCCGATCAGCCTTATGTCATGAACGGCGCATCCAACCTGCTCGTCGACGTTTTCGGCGAGAACGGCAAGCATGCGCGCTCGGCGATCGGTACGAGCGACCTGCCGTTCCATACGCCCGTCGAAATCGAGCTGATCGCCGAAATTCGCGACTGA
- a CDS encoding NAD(P)-dependent oxidoreductase: protein MNKIGFVGLGVMGSPMAANLIGKGYRVAVYNRTPGKADRLLELGAVLAGTPAEAADGADAVVTMISNDDAVNEVYYGDNGLLGGLAAGTVVVDSSTISPALARQLAVDCAAKSADYLDAPVSGSKPAAESGQLVFMAGGDANALKRCEPILLAMGSKIVHLGPSGSGATAKLAVNTVLGINTAALIEGLAIATNGGIDVASFLELVQSGGAASRIAELKGGKLLGRDFSVQFALSLMLKDLRLASVLSDGLKTPTPVLEAVKSVFQIAEAHGFGELDLSALAKCYEQLSGKSAAARGSEDR, encoded by the coding sequence ATGAACAAAATCGGATTTGTCGGTTTGGGCGTCATGGGCTCGCCGATGGCGGCCAATTTGATCGGCAAAGGGTACCGCGTTGCCGTATATAACCGGACCCCCGGCAAAGCGGACAGGCTGCTCGAGCTCGGCGCCGTGCTCGCCGGCACGCCGGCGGAGGCGGCGGACGGCGCGGATGCTGTGGTCACGATGATCAGCAACGACGACGCTGTAAACGAAGTCTACTACGGGGACAACGGGCTTCTCGGGGGGCTCGCGGCCGGCACCGTCGTCGTCGACAGCAGCACGATATCACCGGCGCTTGCCCGGCAGCTCGCAGTGGACTGCGCGGCGAAATCCGCCGATTACCTCGATGCGCCCGTCTCCGGGAGCAAGCCGGCGGCCGAGAGCGGCCAGCTCGTGTTTATGGCCGGCGGCGACGCGAATGCGCTGAAGCGCTGCGAGCCGATACTGCTTGCCATGGGCAGCAAAATCGTCCATCTCGGCCCCAGCGGCTCGGGCGCGACGGCGAAGCTGGCGGTCAATACGGTGCTTGGCATTAATACCGCCGCCTTGATCGAAGGGCTGGCCATCGCGACAAACGGCGGCATCGACGTCGCTTCCTTCCTCGAGCTCGTCCAATCCGGAGGCGCCGCCAGCCGCATCGCCGAGCTGAAAGGAGGCAAGCTGCTCGGCCGCGATTTCAGCGTCCAATTTGCGCTGTCGCTCATGCTGAAGGATTTGCGTCTTGCCTCCGTCCTGTCGGACGGGCTAAAAACGCCGACTCCGGTGCTGGAAGCGGTCAAAAGCGTTTTTCAGATCGCGGAAGCGCATGGTTTCGGCGAGCTCGATTTGTCCGCTTTGGCAAAGTGCTACGAGCAGTTGTCGGGAAAATCCGCCGCAGCGCGCGGTTCAGAAGACCGATGA